In Streptomyces chartreusis NRRL 3882, the following are encoded in one genomic region:
- a CDS encoding ScbR family autoregulator-binding transcription factor — translation MARQERAIRTRRTILEAAAAVFDERGYTSATIGEILDRAGVTKGALYFHFGSKEELAVGVFEEQLGITLPPQSSKLQELVDSGLVLARRLRSEPLVRASVGLALDQGAMDLDRTPAFRMWIDQNVQMLAEAKAQGELLPHVDVAETAELLVGSFSGVQLLSQLRCQRQDLERRIIVMFEHFLPSIAVPAVLARLDISAERAERVLAQGQVEVPVQGRVQVQEGAVPAAQVSSGA, via the coding sequence ATGGCGCGACAGGAGCGCGCGATCCGCACCCGGCGGACCATCCTCGAAGCGGCCGCGGCCGTCTTCGACGAACGTGGCTACACCTCGGCGACCATCGGGGAGATCCTGGACCGGGCGGGCGTCACCAAGGGCGCGCTGTACTTCCACTTCGGTTCCAAGGAGGAGCTGGCGGTCGGGGTGTTCGAGGAGCAGCTCGGGATCACGCTCCCGCCCCAGTCCAGCAAGCTCCAGGAACTCGTCGACTCCGGGCTGGTGCTGGCCCGCCGGCTGCGGTCCGAACCGCTGGTTCGCGCCAGTGTGGGGCTCGCCCTCGACCAGGGGGCCATGGACCTCGACCGCACTCCGGCCTTCCGGATGTGGATCGACCAGAACGTGCAGATGCTGGCCGAGGCGAAGGCGCAGGGCGAACTGCTGCCGCATGTCGACGTGGCCGAGACGGCGGAGCTGCTGGTCGGCAGCTTCTCGGGGGTGCAGCTGCTGTCCCAGTTGCGCTGCCAGCGGCAGGACCTGGAGCGCCGCATCATCGTGATGTTCGAACACTTCCTGCCGAGCATCGCCGTCCCCGCGGTGCTGGCCCGGCTCGACATCTCCGCGGAGCGGGCCGAGCGGGTGCTGGCGCAGGGGCAGGTGGAGGTGCCCGTGCAGGGGCGGGTGCAGGTGCAGGAGGGGGCCGTGCCGGCGGCGCAGGTCTCGTCGGGGGCGTAG
- a CDS encoding DUF2252 domain-containing protein yields MTRDGAGAEGGAAHGATRRLPRVRGFAEWPVEGSPKDEGKALRKRIPRSAHATLDPDESRPDAVSAVEESGRGRLPELTPIRVGRMAATPFAFLRGAAGLMAHDLARTPMTRIRAQICGDAHAANFGLYGDARGGLVIDLNDFDETVLGPWEWDVKRLAASLVLAGREAGADEDRCRKAACDAVGAYRRTMRLLARLPVLDAWNAIADEELVSHTDAHDLLGTLERVSEKARHNTSGRFAAKSTEATEDGGRRFVDAPPVLRRVPDEEAAAVAASLEEYVGTLPEDRLPLLARHAVHDVAFRVVGTGSVGTRSYVVLLLDHRGEPLVLQVKEARASALVPHLVTAGFDAPAAGHEGRRVVLGQKRMQVVSDILLGWTTVDGRPFQVRQFRNRKGSVDPAALAADQIDDYGRMTGALLARAHAHSADPRLIAGYCGKSEELDEAMAAFAVAYADRTEADHADLVAAVRAGKVAAETGV; encoded by the coding sequence GTGACCAGGGACGGTGCTGGGGCCGAGGGCGGGGCGGCGCACGGGGCGACCCGTCGGCTGCCGCGGGTGCGCGGTTTCGCCGAGTGGCCCGTCGAGGGCTCGCCCAAGGACGAGGGCAAGGCCCTGCGCAAGCGGATCCCGCGCAGCGCGCATGCCACGCTCGATCCGGACGAGTCCCGGCCCGATGCGGTGAGCGCGGTCGAGGAGTCGGGGCGCGGCCGGCTCCCCGAGCTGACGCCGATCCGGGTCGGCCGCATGGCCGCCACCCCGTTCGCGTTCCTGCGCGGCGCCGCGGGCCTCATGGCCCACGACCTGGCGCGCACCCCCATGACCCGGATCCGGGCCCAGATCTGCGGCGACGCCCACGCGGCCAACTTCGGCCTGTACGGCGACGCCCGCGGCGGCCTGGTCATCGATCTGAACGACTTCGACGAGACGGTGCTCGGCCCCTGGGAGTGGGACGTGAAGCGCCTCGCGGCGTCCCTGGTGCTCGCGGGCCGGGAGGCCGGAGCGGACGAGGACAGGTGCCGCAAGGCGGCCTGTGACGCGGTGGGTGCCTACCGCCGCACCATGCGGCTGCTGGCGAGGCTCCCGGTGCTGGACGCGTGGAACGCCATCGCGGACGAGGAGCTCGTCTCCCACACGGACGCCCATGACCTGCTCGGCACGCTGGAGCGGGTCTCCGAGAAGGCCCGCCACAACACCAGCGGCCGTTTCGCGGCCAAGTCGACGGAGGCCACCGAGGACGGCGGGCGCCGCTTCGTCGACGCCCCGCCGGTGCTGCGGCGCGTCCCGGACGAGGAGGCCGCGGCGGTTGCGGCGTCCCTGGAGGAGTACGTCGGCACGCTGCCGGAGGACCGGCTGCCGCTCCTCGCCCGGCACGCGGTGCACGACGTGGCGTTCCGCGTCGTCGGCACCGGCAGCGTCGGCACCCGGTCCTACGTCGTGCTGCTCCTGGACCACCGGGGCGAGCCGCTGGTGCTCCAGGTGAAGGAGGCGCGGGCGTCGGCGCTCGTGCCGCACCTGGTGACGGCCGGTTTCGACGCGCCGGCGGCCGGCCACGAGGGCCGGCGGGTCGTCCTGGGGCAGAAGCGGATGCAGGTCGTGAGCGACATCCTGCTGGGCTGGACGACGGTCGACGGGCGCCCCTTCCAGGTCCGCCAGTTCCGCAACCGCAAGGGCAGCGTCGATCCGGCCGCCCTGGCAGCCGACCAGATAGACGACTACGGCCGGATGACCGGCGCCCTCCTGGCCCGCGCCCACGCCCACAGCGCCGACCCCCGCCTCATCGCCGGCTACTGCGGCAAGAGCGAGGAGCTGGACGAGGCGATGGCCGCGTTCGCCGTCGCCTATGCGGACCGTACGGAGGCGGACCACGCGGACCTGGTGGCGGCGGTGCGGGCGGGGAAGGTCGCGGCGGAGACGGGGGTGTGA
- a CDS encoding ScbR family autoregulator-binding transcription factor, translating to MTKQDRAVRTRLALIRSAAEQFEARGYIRASLAEISAGAGVSSGALHFHFANKAAVAEAVERAAARALRRVAARGRGGDGCALQRLVDVTHHVARLLCADIVVRAGLRLNAEAVAGRVRDLRREWRECVHELLAEAERRGELAAGMPPHRSSAVVLAATTGIEVLAREDPGWLARPSLTDLWHLLLPCVAAPHLAGALDPAGTGPDHADPHADGEADVGREADTADGALEEPGRAGLALR from the coding sequence GTGACCAAACAGGACCGGGCCGTCCGGACCCGTCTCGCGCTGATCCGGTCGGCGGCCGAGCAGTTCGAGGCGCGGGGATACATCCGGGCCAGTCTTGCGGAGATCAGCGCGGGAGCCGGCGTCAGCTCGGGCGCGCTGCACTTCCACTTCGCGAACAAGGCCGCCGTGGCCGAAGCCGTCGAGCGCGCGGCCGCCCGTGCGCTGCGCCGGGTCGCGGCCCGGGGCCGCGGCGGCGACGGGTGCGCCCTGCAGCGCCTCGTGGACGTCACGCACCACGTCGCCCGGCTGCTGTGCGCCGACATCGTGGTGCGCGCGGGGCTGCGGCTCAACGCCGAGGCGGTCGCCGGGCGGGTGCGTGACCTGCGCCGGGAGTGGCGGGAGTGCGTGCACGAGCTGCTGGCCGAGGCGGAGCGCAGGGGCGAACTCGCCGCCGGGATGCCGCCCCACCGCTCCAGCGCCGTGGTCCTCGCCGCCACGACCGGCATCGAGGTGCTGGCCCGGGAGGACCCCGGCTGGCTCGCCCGCCCCTCGCTGACCGACCTGTGGCACCTGCTCCTGCCGTGCGTGGCCGCACCACACCTGGCCGGCGCACTGGACCCGGCCGGGACCGGGCCGGACCACGCGGACCCGCACGCCGACGGGGAGGCGGACGTCGGCAGGGAGGCGGACACGGCGGACGGGGCGCTGGAGGAGCCGGGCCGGGCGGGACTCGCGCTGCGGTAG
- a CDS encoding sensor histidine kinase, with product MHPRNVWQAMSRPGYPLSAWPWRSAAYLLTGAVTGVVVLVGIAVSVAAGGVLALALVGLPLLLGTALAGIPVAAVERFRLRLVDAEPASDPHEAPREPGLRAWLSTRLRERATWRELGHALLFAGLLWPVDALAFAVFLLGPLSVVATPVLMAVLGEAKVLKLWLVTTWPAAVGCAVLGLVLLGLGAYLLGVAAGARAGLARLLVAPREADLGARVVELARSRVRLVDAFEAERRRIERDLHDGAQQRLVALTMTLGLARLDAPPGPLAEQLAKAHAQAGTALEELRELIHGIHPKVLADYGLEAAVADAADRSAVPVDVDLQLPGRFSQAVEAAAYFVVCEALANVGRHSGASRAEVSGGYRSGRLVLSIRDDGRGGARAGEGSGLTGLADRVSVLDGRLSLSSPPGGPTLLRVEIPCDPAS from the coding sequence ATGCATCCTCGGAACGTGTGGCAGGCCATGTCCCGCCCCGGTTATCCGCTGTCGGCGTGGCCGTGGCGGTCGGCCGCATACCTGCTCACCGGCGCGGTGACCGGTGTCGTCGTGCTCGTGGGGATCGCGGTCTCGGTGGCGGCCGGCGGGGTGCTCGCCCTCGCGCTGGTGGGGCTGCCCCTGCTGCTCGGGACGGCCCTGGCGGGCATTCCGGTGGCGGCGGTGGAGCGGTTCCGGCTGCGGCTGGTCGACGCGGAGCCGGCGTCCGACCCGCACGAGGCGCCCCGGGAGCCGGGGCTGCGGGCCTGGCTGTCGACCCGGTTGCGGGAGCGGGCCACCTGGCGGGAGCTGGGCCACGCCCTGCTGTTCGCGGGGCTGTTGTGGCCGGTCGACGCCCTCGCGTTCGCCGTCTTCCTGCTGGGACCGCTCTCCGTGGTGGCGACTCCCGTGCTCATGGCCGTCTTGGGCGAGGCGAAGGTCCTCAAGCTGTGGCTGGTCACCACCTGGCCCGCTGCCGTCGGGTGTGCCGTCCTCGGGCTGGTCCTGCTCGGTCTGGGCGCCTACCTGCTGGGCGTCGCCGCCGGTGCGCGGGCCGGGCTGGCCCGGCTGCTGGTCGCGCCGCGCGAGGCCGACCTAGGGGCAAGGGTGGTCGAACTGGCCCGGTCCCGGGTGCGGTTGGTGGACGCGTTCGAGGCGGAACGGCGGCGGATCGAGCGCGATCTGCACGACGGGGCGCAGCAGCGGCTCGTCGCCCTGACCATGACGCTCGGCCTGGCCCGGCTGGACGCCCCGCCGGGTCCGCTGGCCGAGCAGCTCGCCAAGGCCCATGCTCAGGCGGGCACGGCCCTTGAGGAACTGCGCGAACTCATCCACGGCATCCACCCCAAGGTCCTCGCCGACTACGGCCTCGAAGCCGCCGTCGCCGACGCCGCCGACCGCTCGGCGGTGCCCGTGGACGTCGATCTGCAGCTGCCCGGGCGGTTCTCCCAGGCCGTCGAGGCCGCCGCGTACTTCGTGGTGTGCGAGGCGCTCGCCAACGTGGGCAGGCACAGCGGGGCGAGCCGGGCGGAAGTGAGCGGCGGGTACCGCAGCGGCCGGCTGGTCCTGTCGATCCGCGACGACGGGCGCGGTGGTGCGCGGGCCGGGGAGGGCAGCGGGCTGACCGGACTCGCCGACCGGGTGTCGGTGCTCGATGGCAGACTCTCCCTGTCCAGTCCGCCCGGCGGACCGACCCTGCTGCGTGTGGAGATCCCTTGTGACCCTGCGAGTTGA
- a CDS encoding ABC transporter ATP-binding protein, protein MTHDAVRLDSVTRTYGPVTALDEVSLAFPAGTFTAVMGPSGSGKSTLLQCAAGLDRPTSGSVSLAGTELAGLSERRLTLLRRERVGFVFQAFNLLPSLTAEQNVALPLRLAGRRVAKARVRQALQQVGLAERARHRPSRLSGGQQQRVALARALITRPDVLFADEPTGALDTGTGREVLGLLRGMVDREGQTVVMVTHDPVAAAYADRVVFLVDGRVHGELTGPSADTVAARMTRLEAVPC, encoded by the coding sequence ATGACACACGACGCCGTCCGGCTGGACTCGGTCACCAGGACGTACGGGCCCGTGACCGCACTCGACGAGGTCTCCCTGGCGTTCCCCGCCGGGACCTTCACCGCCGTCATGGGCCCCTCCGGCTCCGGCAAGTCGACCCTGCTCCAGTGCGCCGCCGGCCTGGACCGGCCGACCTCCGGCTCGGTCAGCCTCGCCGGCACCGAACTGGCCGGGCTGAGCGAGCGCCGGCTGACCCTGCTGCGCCGCGAGCGCGTCGGGTTCGTCTTCCAGGCGTTCAACCTGCTGCCCTCGCTGACCGCCGAGCAGAACGTCGCCCTGCCCCTGCGGCTGGCCGGCCGGCGCGTTGCCAAGGCCCGGGTGCGCCAGGCGCTCCAGCAGGTCGGCCTCGCTGAACGAGCCCGGCACAGACCGTCCCGGCTCTCCGGCGGCCAGCAGCAACGTGTCGCCCTGGCCCGCGCGTTGATCACCCGTCCCGACGTGCTGTTCGCCGACGAACCGACCGGCGCCCTGGACACCGGCACCGGCCGCGAGGTGCTCGGGCTGCTGCGCGGCATGGTCGACCGCGAGGGCCAGACCGTCGTCATGGTCACGCACGACCCGGTGGCCGCCGCGTACGCCGACCGCGTGGTCTTCCTCGTCGACGGGCGTGTCCACGGGGAGTTGACCGGCCCGAGCGCCGACACCGTCGCCGCGCGCATGACCCGCCTGGAGGCCGTGCCGTGCTGA
- a CDS encoding cytochrome P450 family protein produces MAQHACPFLAIDPSGQDLYGEIARIRAQGPAVEVELPGGVRAWWINGLELNKRLLAGPETSKDAFQHWPAWINGDISRTWPLAIWVSVRNMVTAYGTDHSRLRRPMAAAFTKRRVDALLPRVQEIVDRALDDLERIPEGEVVDLRAGFAAPIPHEVVCELFGVPPGEDGPRSALYRIINRFFDTAITLEDAQANGVELYGTLTAFLQYKREHPADDLTTALMAAHDEGSLSEQELMDNLILLLTAGFETTVNLIDNTVHSLLAHPDQLELVRTGQVTWEDAIEESLRFEAPGAMSGLRYAVEDIEIEPGLTIPKGDPVVVSFAGAGRDPERHGPDAERFDVTRSTSRDHVSFGHGVHHCLGRPLAMAEATVALTSLFDRFPRLALADPSRPPQRLRSIISTGHQELPVLLHGRGAGSQPGPRPEEAEAIRKLSGLGGTSGTRVPRV; encoded by the coding sequence ATGGCACAGCACGCCTGCCCCTTCCTGGCGATCGACCCGTCCGGCCAGGATCTCTACGGCGAGATAGCCCGGATCCGGGCCCAGGGACCGGCCGTGGAGGTGGAACTCCCGGGCGGCGTACGGGCGTGGTGGATCAACGGCCTGGAGCTGAACAAACGGCTCCTGGCCGGCCCCGAGACGAGCAAGGACGCCTTCCAGCACTGGCCGGCCTGGATCAACGGGGACATCTCCCGCACCTGGCCGCTGGCGATCTGGGTGTCGGTGCGCAACATGGTCACGGCCTACGGCACCGACCACAGCCGGCTGCGCAGGCCGATGGCCGCCGCCTTCACCAAGCGCCGTGTCGACGCGCTGCTGCCGCGCGTCCAGGAGATCGTCGACCGGGCGCTGGACGACCTGGAGCGGATCCCGGAGGGCGAAGTCGTCGACCTGCGGGCGGGGTTCGCGGCGCCGATACCGCATGAGGTGGTGTGCGAACTCTTCGGCGTGCCGCCGGGGGAAGACGGCCCGCGGAGCGCCCTCTACCGCATCATCAACCGCTTCTTCGACACGGCGATCACCCTGGAGGACGCCCAGGCCAACGGGGTCGAGCTGTACGGCACGCTGACCGCGTTCCTCCAGTACAAGCGCGAGCACCCGGCCGACGATCTGACGACGGCCCTGATGGCCGCGCACGACGAAGGCAGCCTCAGCGAACAGGAGTTGATGGACAACCTGATCCTGCTGCTCACCGCGGGCTTCGAGACGACCGTCAACCTCATCGACAACACCGTGCACAGCCTGCTCGCCCACCCCGACCAGCTCGAACTCGTCCGCACCGGGCAGGTGACCTGGGAGGACGCCATCGAGGAGTCGCTGCGCTTCGAGGCGCCCGGTGCCATGTCGGGACTGCGCTACGCCGTCGAGGACATCGAGATCGAGCCAGGTCTGACGATCCCGAAGGGCGACCCGGTCGTGGTCTCGTTCGCCGGTGCCGGACGCGACCCCGAGCGGCACGGCCCGGACGCCGAACGGTTCGACGTCACCCGGTCCACCAGCCGCGACCACGTGTCCTTCGGCCACGGCGTGCACCACTGCCTGGGCCGGCCCCTCGCCATGGCCGAGGCGACGGTGGCTCTGACGTCCCTGTTCGACCGGTTCCCGCGGCTGGCCCTGGCCGATCCGTCCCGGCCCCCGCAGCGGCTGCGGTCCATCATCTCCACGGGGCACCAGGAGTTGCCCGTGCTGCTGCACGGCCGCGGTGCCGGTTCGCAGCCGGGTCCGCGTCCGGAGGAGGCGGAGGCGATCAGGAAGCTCTCCGGCCTCGGAGGAACGAGCGGTACCAGGGTGCCGCGCGTCTGA
- a CDS encoding response regulator gives MRVERPLRVVLAEDSVLLRDGLVGLLGRCGHEVVAAVGDAGALIAAVGEHAPDVVVTDVRMPPGFQDEGLHAAVRLRQERPTLPVLVLSQYVQRRYAAELLDSGDGTGVGYLLKDRVGQVEEFVEALGEVADGGTVVDPEVVRQLLRRRRDPLERLTPREREVLALIAEGRSNGAIARELVVSEAAVGKHISGILTKLDLPPADETHRRVLAVLAYLRA, from the coding sequence CTGCGAGTTGAGCGACCGCTGCGGGTGGTCCTGGCCGAGGACAGCGTGCTGCTGCGGGACGGGCTCGTCGGGCTGCTCGGCCGCTGCGGACACGAGGTCGTCGCGGCCGTCGGGGACGCCGGGGCACTGATCGCGGCCGTCGGGGAGCACGCGCCCGACGTGGTCGTGACGGACGTGCGGATGCCGCCCGGCTTCCAGGACGAGGGCCTGCACGCGGCGGTACGGCTGCGCCAGGAGCGGCCCACGCTGCCCGTCCTGGTCCTCAGCCAGTACGTGCAGCGCCGGTACGCCGCCGAGCTGCTGGACTCCGGTGACGGCACGGGCGTCGGCTATCTGCTCAAGGACCGGGTCGGTCAGGTCGAGGAGTTCGTCGAGGCGCTCGGCGAGGTGGCCGACGGCGGCACGGTCGTCGACCCCGAGGTCGTACGGCAGTTGCTGCGCCGCCGCCGCGACCCGCTGGAGCGGCTCACCCCACGTGAGCGGGAGGTGCTGGCGCTGATCGCGGAGGGCAGGTCCAACGGCGCGATCGCGCGCGAACTGGTCGTCTCCGAGGCGGCCGTGGGCAAGCACATCTCCGGCATCCTCACCAAGCTTGACCTGCCACCGGCGGACGAGACGCATCGCCGGGTGCTGGCCGTGCTGGCGTACTTGCGGGCGTAG
- a CDS encoding NAD-dependent epimerase/dehydratase family protein, whose protein sequence is MTVDLLITGTSGFVGSRVAAAAERQPGVRVRHLSRRTPPEAGPGAFVHGDLGDPPSLRGSCAGTDVLVHCATRIGGDAGTVEAMNDLGTRALVEEAVRAGVSRIVYVSTAAVHGRGPFRGVRPGEVPIAPASATSRTRAAAERHVLDAGGLVLRPHLVYGEGDRWAVPGLVWLLGELSTTALTGCAALQSMIDVDSLGRAVVAAALSPAHDGGVHHVNHPEPVSVPDLLGAVGTLLEEPGGGAAVDVATALDRAAGKPLALHHLGMLTVDHWFVDDAFWKDLDCSPGEGFAAEFRRAAPWYRSFLRGRRAS, encoded by the coding sequence GTGACGGTCGACCTTCTGATCACGGGCACCAGCGGCTTCGTCGGCAGCAGGGTCGCCGCCGCCGCAGAACGGCAACCCGGCGTCCGGGTCCGGCACTTGTCACGCCGTACCCCACCGGAGGCCGGCCCCGGCGCGTTCGTCCACGGCGACCTCGGCGACCCGCCCTCCCTGCGCGGCAGCTGCGCGGGCACCGACGTCCTGGTGCACTGCGCCACCCGGATCGGCGGCGACGCCGGGACCGTCGAGGCCATGAACGACCTGGGCACACGAGCCCTGGTCGAGGAGGCCGTGCGCGCCGGGGTGAGCCGGATCGTGTACGTGAGCACGGCCGCCGTCCACGGCCGGGGCCCCTTCCGCGGTGTACGCCCCGGGGAGGTGCCGATCGCGCCCGCGTCGGCCACCAGCCGCACCCGGGCCGCCGCCGAACGGCACGTCCTCGACGCGGGCGGTCTGGTGCTGCGCCCGCACCTCGTGTACGGCGAGGGCGACCGGTGGGCCGTCCCCGGACTGGTGTGGCTGCTGGGCGAGTTGTCGACGACGGCCCTCACCGGCTGTGCGGCGCTCCAGTCGATGATCGACGTCGACAGCCTGGGCCGTGCGGTGGTGGCCGCCGCCCTGTCCCCGGCGCACGACGGCGGTGTGCACCACGTCAACCACCCCGAGCCGGTGAGCGTCCCGGACCTGCTCGGGGCCGTGGGCACGCTGCTGGAGGAGCCCGGCGGCGGCGCGGCGGTGGACGTCGCCACCGCCCTGGACCGGGCCGCCGGGAAGCCGCTGGCCCTCCATCACCTCGGCATGCTCACGGTCGACCACTGGTTCGTGGACGACGCCTTCTGGAAGGACCTCGACTGCTCGCCCGGCGAGGGGTTCGCGGCCGAGTTCAGACGCGCGGCACCCTGGTACCGCTCGTTCCTCCGAGGCCGGAGAGCTTCCTGA
- a CDS encoding rhodanese-like domain-containing protein: MPTVEVADLKDGDFLLDVREDDEWKAGHAEGALHIPISDFVARYGELTEAAPQDGRIHVICRSGGRSAQVTMYLAQQGIDAVNVDGGMQVWEAAGRPVVTDDGQPGFVL, translated from the coding sequence GTGCCCACGGTCGAGGTCGCGGACCTCAAGGACGGCGACTTCCTGCTGGACGTCCGGGAGGACGACGAGTGGAAGGCCGGTCATGCCGAAGGGGCGCTGCACATCCCCATCAGCGACTTCGTCGCCCGGTACGGCGAGCTGACCGAGGCCGCCCCGCAGGACGGCCGGATCCATGTGATCTGCCGGTCCGGCGGGCGTTCCGCCCAGGTCACCATGTACCTGGCCCAGCAGGGCATCGACGCCGTGAACGTCGACGGCGGCATGCAGGTGTGGGAGGCGGCGGGCCGTCCCGTCGTGACGGACGACGGGCAGCCCGGGTTCGTCCTGTAG
- a CDS encoding ScbA/BarX family gamma-butyrolactone biosynthesis protein gives MPQSEPLSAPTDDQTGQEGRPANRTAAAVENAPQAAATDSAETTEAPSVTSVTKELAHRTTEADVFPVRWRRISETRFRFTAHWPADHAFFGPVDDRHQDPMVVGETLRQASMVLAHAEFGAPADTHFVMWDLTVHTDPSALLLSDAAQPVEIDVVCSEIRRRGRGLHSMRTTMEFRRAGRFVARGTGSTGCTSPLAYRRLRAAQLAEVGTPVPLLPGISPALAGRSRAEDVVLAPADRPGVWRLRVDTGHPVLFPRPNDHVPGMVLFEAARQAATAASGRHPFLPRSMAATFSRYAELHSPCWIETEVLDEGPGDPGETTVRVSGRQDGESVFSATLTCPLPARVRSLS, from the coding sequence ATGCCGCAGTCAGAACCTTTAAGCGCACCCACGGACGATCAGACCGGACAGGAGGGCCGTCCGGCAAACAGAACCGCTGCGGCCGTCGAGAACGCGCCACAAGCCGCAGCCACCGACTCCGCAGAAACCACCGAAGCCCCCTCGGTCACCTCGGTCACCAAGGAACTCGCCCACCGCACCACGGAAGCAGACGTCTTCCCCGTCCGGTGGCGCCGCATCTCCGAAACCCGCTTCCGCTTCACCGCTCACTGGCCGGCCGACCACGCCTTCTTCGGGCCCGTGGACGACCGCCACCAGGACCCGATGGTCGTGGGCGAAACGTTGCGGCAGGCCTCGATGGTGCTCGCGCACGCCGAGTTCGGCGCCCCCGCGGACACCCACTTCGTCATGTGGGACCTGACGGTCCACACCGACCCGTCCGCGCTCCTGCTGTCGGACGCGGCACAACCGGTCGAGATCGACGTCGTGTGCTCCGAGATACGCCGTCGCGGTCGCGGCCTGCACAGCATGCGGACCACGATGGAGTTCCGCCGCGCGGGACGCTTCGTCGCCCGCGGCACCGGCAGCACCGGCTGCACCTCGCCGCTCGCCTACCGCCGGCTGCGGGCCGCGCAGTTGGCCGAAGTGGGCACCCCGGTTCCGCTGCTGCCCGGCATATCACCGGCGCTGGCCGGCCGCTCCCGCGCCGAGGACGTCGTCCTCGCCCCCGCCGACCGCCCCGGCGTCTGGCGGCTGCGCGTGGACACCGGCCATCCGGTGCTCTTCCCGCGGCCCAACGACCATGTGCCGGGCATGGTCCTGTTCGAGGCGGCCCGCCAGGCAGCGACCGCCGCCTCCGGTCGGCACCCTTTCCTGCCCCGCTCGATGGCCGCGACCTTCTCCCGGTACGCGGAGCTGCACAGCCCGTGCTGGATCGAGACGGAGGTGCTCGACGAGGGGCCGGGAGATCCCGGAGAGACGACCGTACGGGTCTCGGGGCGGCAGGACGGCGAGTCCGTCTTCAGCGCCACGCTGACCTGCCCGCTACCGGCCCGGGTACGGTCCCTGTCGTGA